The Equus asinus isolate D_3611 breed Donkey chromosome 22, EquAss-T2T_v2, whole genome shotgun sequence genome has a segment encoding these proteins:
- the ITGA7 gene encoding integrin alpha-7 isoform X6, with translation MLETRDVIGRCFVLSQDLAIRDELDGGEWKFCEGRPQGHEQFGFCQQGTAAAFSPDSHYLLFGAPGTYNWKGTARVELCAQGSADLAHLDDGPYEAGGEKEQDPRLIPVPANSYFGLLFVTNIDSSDPDQLVYKTLDPADRLPGPAGDLALNSYLGFSIDSGKGLVRAEELSFVAGAPRANHTGAVVILRKDSASRLVPEVTLFGERLTSGFGYSLAVADLNNDGWTDLVVGAPYFFERQEELGGAVYVYLNQGGHWAEVSPLRLCGSPDSMFGISLAVLGDLNQDGFPDIAVGAPFDGHGKVFIYHGSSLGVVVKPSQVLEGEAVGIKSFGYSLSGGLDVDGNHYPDLLVGSLADTAVLFRARPVLHVSHEVFIAPRTIDLEQPNCAGGHSVCVDLRVCFSYIAAPSSYSPIVALDYVLDGDTDRRLRGQVPRVTFLSRGPDDPKHQASGTVWLKHQHDRVCGDTLFQLQENVKDKLRAIVVTLSYSLQTPRLRRQAVGQGLPPVAPILSAHQPSTQRAEIHFLKQGCGEDKICQSNLQLVHARFCARVSDTEFQPLPMDADGTTALFALSGQPVIGLELKVTNLPSDPAQPQADGDDAHEAQLLVTLPASLHYSGVRALDPAEKPLCLSNENASHVECELGNPMKRGAQVTFYLILSTSGITIETTELEVELLLATISEQELHPVSARARVFIELPLSITGVAIPQQLFFSGVVRGESAMQSERDVGSKVKYEVTVSNQGQSLNTLGSAFLNIMWPHEIANGKWLLYPMRVELEGGQGPGQKGLCSPRPNILHLDVDSRDRRRRELERPEQQEPREPPEPSTSWWPVSSAEKKKNVTLDCARGTANCVVFSCPLYSFDRAAVLHVWGRLWNSTFLEEYSAVKSLEVIVRANITVKSSIKNLLLRDASTVIPVMVYLDPVAVVAEGVPWWVILLAVLAGLLVLALLVLLLWKLGFFKRARYPEATVPQYHAVKIPREDRQQFKEEKTGTILRNNWGSPRRESPDAHPILAADGHPELGPDGHPVPGTA, from the exons ATGCTGGAGACGAGGGACGTGATCGGTCGCTGCTTTGTGCTGAGCCAGGACCTGGCCATCCGTGACGAGTTGGATGGTGGGGAGTGGAAGTTCTGTGAGGGGCGCCCTCAGGGCCACGAACAGTTTGGGTTCTGCCAGCAGGGCACGGCTGCTGCCTTCTCCCCCGACAGCCACTACCTCCTCTTTGGGGCCCCAGGAACCtataactggaagg GCACCGCCAGGGTGGAGCTCTGTGCGCAGGGCTCAGCGGACCTGGCGCACCTGGACGACGGGCCCTACGAGGCGGGGGGTGAGAAGGAACAGGACCCCCGCCTCATCCCGGTCCCTGCCAACAGCTACTTTG gGTTGCTCTTTGTGACCAACATTGATAGCTCAGACCCTGACCAGCTGGTGTATAAAACTTTGGACCCTGCTGACCGGCTTCCAGGACCAGCCGGAGACTTGGCCCTGAATAGCTACTTAG GTTTCTCCATCGACTCAGGGAAGGGTCTGGTGCGTGCAGAGGAGCTGAGCTTTGTGGCAGGGGCCCCCCGTGCCAACCACACGGGTGCTGTGGTCATTCTGCGCAAAGACAGCGCTAGTCGCCTGGTGCCTGAAGTTACGCTGTTTGGGGAGCGCCTGACCTCCGGCTTTGGCTACTCACTGGCTGTGGCTGACCTCAACAATGATGG CTGGACAGACCTAGTAGTGGGTGCCCCCTACTTCTTTGAGCGCCAAGAAGAGCTGGGGGGTGCTGTGTACGTGTACCTGAACCAGGGAGGTCACTGGGCTGAGGTCAGCCCTCTCCGGCTCTGCGGCTCCCCTGACTCCATGTTCGGGATCAGCCTGGCTGTCCTGGGCGACCTCAACCAAGATGGCTTCCCAG ACATCGCCGTGGGGGCTCCCTTTGATGGGcatgggaaagtctttatctacCATGGGAGCAGCCTGGGGGTTGTCGTCAAACCTTCCCAG GTGCTGGAGGGCGAGGCTGTGGGCATAAAGAGCTTCGGATACTCTCTGTCGGGCGGCCTGGACGTGGATGGGAACCATTACCCTGACCTGCTGGTGGGCTCCCTGGCCGACACGGCCGTGCTCTTCAG GGCCAGACCTGTCCTCCATGTCTCACATGAGGTCTTCATTGCTCCACGAACCATTGACCTAGAACAGCCCAACTGTGCTGGTGGCCACTCAGTCTG TGTGGACCTCAGAGTCTGTTTCAGCTACATTGCAGCACCCAGCAGCTACAGCCCTATTGTGG CCCTGGATTACGTGTTAGATGGGGACACAGACCGCAGGCTCCGGGGCCAGGTCCCCCGTGTGACCTTCCTGAGCCGTGGCCCGGATGATCCCAAGCACCAGGCCTCGGGCACCGTGTGGCTGAAACACCAGCATGACCGAGTCTGTGGAGACACCCTGTTCCAGCTACAG GAGAATGTCAAAGACAAGCTTCGGGCCATTGTGGTGACCCTGTCCTATAGTCTCCAGACCCCTCGGCTCCGGCGACAGGCTGTTGGCCAGGGGCTGCCCCCAGTGGCCCCCATCCTCAGTGCCCACCAGCCCAGCACCCAGCGGGCAGAG ATCCACTTCCTgaagcaaggctgtggtgaagaCAAGATCTGCCAGAGCAATCTGCAGCTGGTCCACGCCCGCTTCTGTGCCCGGGTCAGCGACACGGAGTTCCAGCCTCTGCCCAT GGATGCGGATGGGACAACAGCCCTGTTTGCACTGAGTGGGCAGCCAGTCATCGGGCTAGAGCTGAAGGTCACCAACCTGCCCTCggacccagcccagccccaggctgaTGGGGATGATGCCCACGAAGCCCAGCTCCTTGtcaccctccctgcctctctgcaCTACTCAGGAGTCCGGGCCCTGGACCCTGCG GAGAAGCCGCTGTGCCTGTCCAATGAGAATGCCTCCCATGTCGAGTGTGAGCTGGGGAACCCCATGAAGAGGGGTGCCCAG GTCACTTTCTACCTCATCCTGAGCACCTCAGGGATCACCATTGAGACCACAGAGTTGGAGGTGGAGCTGCTGTTGGCCAC GATCAGTGAGCAGGAGCTGCATCCTGTCTCTGCCCGAGCCCGTGTCTTCATTGAGCTGCCGCTGTCCATCACAGG GGTAGCCATTCCTCAGCAGCTCTTCTTCTCCGGTGTGGTGCGGGGTGAGAGCGCCATGCAGTCCGAGCGGGATGTCGGCAGCAAGGTCAAGTATGAGGTCACG GTCTCCAACCAAGGCCAGTCGCTCAACACTCTGGGCTCTGCCTTCCTCAACATCATGTGGCCCCACGAGATTGCCAACGGGAAGTGGCTGCTGTACCCCATGCGGGTGGAGCTCGAGGGCGGGCAGGGGCCTGGGCAGAAGGGGCTCTGTTCCCCCAGGCCCAACATCCTCCACCTG GATGTGGACAGCAGGGATAGGCGGCGGCGGGAGCTGGAGCGGCCAGAGCAGCAAGAGCCTCGTGAGCCACCGGAGCCCAGTACGTCCTGGTGGCCAGTGTCCTctgcagagaagaagaaaaacgtCACCCTG GACTGCGCCCGGGGCACGGCCAACTGCGTGGTGTTCAGCTGCCCCCTCTACAGCTTCGACCGTGCGGCTGTGCTGCACGTCTGGGGCCGCCTCTGGAACAGCACCTTCCTGGAG GAGTACTCAGCTGTGAAGTCCCTGGAAGTGATCGTCcgagccaacatcactgtgaagTCCTCCATCAAGAACTTGCTGCTCAGAGACGCCTCCACAGTG ATCCCGGTGATGGTATACTTGGACCCGGTGGCTGTGGTGGCAGAAGGAGTCCCCTGGTGGGTCATCCTTTTGGCTGTCCTGGCCGGGCTGCTGGTGCTGGCGCTGCTGGTGCTGCTCTTGTGGAAG
- the ITGA7 gene encoding integrin alpha-7 isoform X1 encodes MGRPLKHLEDSETRDHRPAWGDLGLPARANFLALAGSARGVRPMAGTSGRDPWGALGICYLLGSLLAGLLSPRAVAFNLDVMGALLKEGEPDSLFGFSVALHRQLQPRPQSWLLVGAPQALALPGQQANRTGGLFACPLSLEETDCYRVDIDRGADVQKESKENQWLGVSVRSQGPGGKIVTCAHRYEARQRVDQMLETRDVIGRCFVLSQDLAIRDELDGGEWKFCEGRPQGHEQFGFCQQGTAAAFSPDSHYLLFGAPGTYNWKGTARVELCAQGSADLAHLDDGPYEAGGEKEQDPRLIPVPANSYFGLLFVTNIDSSDPDQLVYKTLDPADRLPGPAGDLALNSYLGFSIDSGKGLVRAEELSFVAGAPRANHTGAVVILRKDSASRLVPEVTLFGERLTSGFGYSLAVADLNNDGWTDLVVGAPYFFERQEELGGAVYVYLNQGGHWAEVSPLRLCGSPDSMFGISLAVLGDLNQDGFPDIAVGAPFDGHGKVFIYHGSSLGVVVKPSQVLEGEAVGIKSFGYSLSGGLDVDGNHYPDLLVGSLADTAVLFRARPVLHVSHEVFIAPRTIDLEQPNCAGGHSVCVDLRVCFSYIAAPSSYSPIVALDYVLDGDTDRRLRGQVPRVTFLSRGPDDPKHQASGTVWLKHQHDRVCGDTLFQLQENVKDKLRAIVVTLSYSLQTPRLRRQAVGQGLPPVAPILSAHQPSTQRAEIHFLKQGCGEDKICQSNLQLVHARFCARVSDTEFQPLPMDADGTTALFALSGQPVIGLELKVTNLPSDPAQPQADGDDAHEAQLLVTLPASLHYSGVRALDPAEKPLCLSNENASHVECELGNPMKRGAQVTFYLILSTSGITIETTELEVELLLATISEQELHPVSARARVFIELPLSITGVAIPQQLFFSGVVRGESAMQSERDVGSKVKYEVTVSNQGQSLNTLGSAFLNIMWPHEIANGKWLLYPMRVELEGGQGPGQKGLCSPRPNILHLDVDSRDRRRRELERPEQQEPREPPEPSTSWWPVSSAEKKKNVTLDCARGTANCVVFSCPLYSFDRAAVLHVWGRLWNSTFLEEYSAVKSLEVIVRANITVKSSIKNLLLRDASTVIPVMVYLDPVAVVAEGVPWWVILLAVLAGLLVLALLVLLLWKLGFFKRARYPEATVPQYHAVKIPREDRQQFKEEKTGTILRNNWGSPRRESPDAHPILAADGHPELGPDGHPVPGTA; translated from the exons ATGGGGAGACCCCTGAAACACCTGGAAGACAGCGAGACTCGAGACCACAGACCCGCCTGGGGAGACCTGGGGCTCCCGGCGCGAGCGAATTTCCTTGCGCTCGCGGGGAGCGCTCGAGGGGTTCGCCCCATGGCCGGGACTTCGGGCCGCGATCCTTGGGGGGCCCTCGGGATTTGTTACCTTCTTGGCTCCCTACTCGCCGGATTGCTTTCCCCAAGGGCTGTCGCCTTCAATCTGGACGTGATGGGCGCCCTGCTCAAGGAGGGCGAGCCGGATAGCCTCTTTGGCTTCTCCGTGGCTTTGCACCGTCAGTTGCAGCCCCGACCCCAGAGCTG GCTGCTGGTGGgtgctccccaggccctggctctgcctggaCAGCAGGCGAATCGCACCGGAGGCCTCTTCGCTTGTCCCCTGAGCCTGGAGGAAACTGACTGCTACAGAGTGGACATCGACCGGGGAG CTGATGTGCAGAAGGAGAGCAAGGAGAACCAGTGGTTGGGAGTCAGTGTTCGGAGCCAGGGTCCCGGGGGCAAGATTGTT ACCTGTGCACACCGATACGAGGCGCGGCAGCGAGTGGACCAGATGCTGGAGACGAGGGACGTGATCGGTCGCTGCTTTGTGCTGAGCCAGGACCTGGCCATCCGTGACGAGTTGGATGGTGGGGAGTGGAAGTTCTGTGAGGGGCGCCCTCAGGGCCACGAACAGTTTGGGTTCTGCCAGCAGGGCACGGCTGCTGCCTTCTCCCCCGACAGCCACTACCTCCTCTTTGGGGCCCCAGGAACCtataactggaagg GCACCGCCAGGGTGGAGCTCTGTGCGCAGGGCTCAGCGGACCTGGCGCACCTGGACGACGGGCCCTACGAGGCGGGGGGTGAGAAGGAACAGGACCCCCGCCTCATCCCGGTCCCTGCCAACAGCTACTTTG gGTTGCTCTTTGTGACCAACATTGATAGCTCAGACCCTGACCAGCTGGTGTATAAAACTTTGGACCCTGCTGACCGGCTTCCAGGACCAGCCGGAGACTTGGCCCTGAATAGCTACTTAG GTTTCTCCATCGACTCAGGGAAGGGTCTGGTGCGTGCAGAGGAGCTGAGCTTTGTGGCAGGGGCCCCCCGTGCCAACCACACGGGTGCTGTGGTCATTCTGCGCAAAGACAGCGCTAGTCGCCTGGTGCCTGAAGTTACGCTGTTTGGGGAGCGCCTGACCTCCGGCTTTGGCTACTCACTGGCTGTGGCTGACCTCAACAATGATGG CTGGACAGACCTAGTAGTGGGTGCCCCCTACTTCTTTGAGCGCCAAGAAGAGCTGGGGGGTGCTGTGTACGTGTACCTGAACCAGGGAGGTCACTGGGCTGAGGTCAGCCCTCTCCGGCTCTGCGGCTCCCCTGACTCCATGTTCGGGATCAGCCTGGCTGTCCTGGGCGACCTCAACCAAGATGGCTTCCCAG ACATCGCCGTGGGGGCTCCCTTTGATGGGcatgggaaagtctttatctacCATGGGAGCAGCCTGGGGGTTGTCGTCAAACCTTCCCAG GTGCTGGAGGGCGAGGCTGTGGGCATAAAGAGCTTCGGATACTCTCTGTCGGGCGGCCTGGACGTGGATGGGAACCATTACCCTGACCTGCTGGTGGGCTCCCTGGCCGACACGGCCGTGCTCTTCAG GGCCAGACCTGTCCTCCATGTCTCACATGAGGTCTTCATTGCTCCACGAACCATTGACCTAGAACAGCCCAACTGTGCTGGTGGCCACTCAGTCTG TGTGGACCTCAGAGTCTGTTTCAGCTACATTGCAGCACCCAGCAGCTACAGCCCTATTGTGG CCCTGGATTACGTGTTAGATGGGGACACAGACCGCAGGCTCCGGGGCCAGGTCCCCCGTGTGACCTTCCTGAGCCGTGGCCCGGATGATCCCAAGCACCAGGCCTCGGGCACCGTGTGGCTGAAACACCAGCATGACCGAGTCTGTGGAGACACCCTGTTCCAGCTACAG GAGAATGTCAAAGACAAGCTTCGGGCCATTGTGGTGACCCTGTCCTATAGTCTCCAGACCCCTCGGCTCCGGCGACAGGCTGTTGGCCAGGGGCTGCCCCCAGTGGCCCCCATCCTCAGTGCCCACCAGCCCAGCACCCAGCGGGCAGAG ATCCACTTCCTgaagcaaggctgtggtgaagaCAAGATCTGCCAGAGCAATCTGCAGCTGGTCCACGCCCGCTTCTGTGCCCGGGTCAGCGACACGGAGTTCCAGCCTCTGCCCAT GGATGCGGATGGGACAACAGCCCTGTTTGCACTGAGTGGGCAGCCAGTCATCGGGCTAGAGCTGAAGGTCACCAACCTGCCCTCggacccagcccagccccaggctgaTGGGGATGATGCCCACGAAGCCCAGCTCCTTGtcaccctccctgcctctctgcaCTACTCAGGAGTCCGGGCCCTGGACCCTGCG GAGAAGCCGCTGTGCCTGTCCAATGAGAATGCCTCCCATGTCGAGTGTGAGCTGGGGAACCCCATGAAGAGGGGTGCCCAG GTCACTTTCTACCTCATCCTGAGCACCTCAGGGATCACCATTGAGACCACAGAGTTGGAGGTGGAGCTGCTGTTGGCCAC GATCAGTGAGCAGGAGCTGCATCCTGTCTCTGCCCGAGCCCGTGTCTTCATTGAGCTGCCGCTGTCCATCACAGG GGTAGCCATTCCTCAGCAGCTCTTCTTCTCCGGTGTGGTGCGGGGTGAGAGCGCCATGCAGTCCGAGCGGGATGTCGGCAGCAAGGTCAAGTATGAGGTCACG GTCTCCAACCAAGGCCAGTCGCTCAACACTCTGGGCTCTGCCTTCCTCAACATCATGTGGCCCCACGAGATTGCCAACGGGAAGTGGCTGCTGTACCCCATGCGGGTGGAGCTCGAGGGCGGGCAGGGGCCTGGGCAGAAGGGGCTCTGTTCCCCCAGGCCCAACATCCTCCACCTG GATGTGGACAGCAGGGATAGGCGGCGGCGGGAGCTGGAGCGGCCAGAGCAGCAAGAGCCTCGTGAGCCACCGGAGCCCAGTACGTCCTGGTGGCCAGTGTCCTctgcagagaagaagaaaaacgtCACCCTG GACTGCGCCCGGGGCACGGCCAACTGCGTGGTGTTCAGCTGCCCCCTCTACAGCTTCGACCGTGCGGCTGTGCTGCACGTCTGGGGCCGCCTCTGGAACAGCACCTTCCTGGAG GAGTACTCAGCTGTGAAGTCCCTGGAAGTGATCGTCcgagccaacatcactgtgaagTCCTCCATCAAGAACTTGCTGCTCAGAGACGCCTCCACAGTG ATCCCGGTGATGGTATACTTGGACCCGGTGGCTGTGGTGGCAGAAGGAGTCCCCTGGTGGGTCATCCTTTTGGCTGTCCTGGCCGGGCTGCTGGTGCTGGCGCTGCTGGTGCTGCTCTTGTGGAAG
- the ITGA7 gene encoding integrin alpha-7 isoform X4, whose product MGRPLKHLEDSETRDHRPAWGDLGLPARANFLALAGSARGVRPMAGTSGRDPWGALGICYLLGSLLAGLLSPRAVAFNLDVMGALLKEGEPDSLFGFSVALHRQLQPRPQSWLLVGAPQALALPGQQANRTGGLFACPLSLEETDCYRVDIDRGADVQKESKENQWLGVSVRSQGPGGKIVTCAHRYEARQRVDQMLETRDVIGRCFVLSQDLAIRDELDGGEWKFCEGRPQGHEQFGFCQQGTAAAFSPDSHYLLFGAPGTYNWKGTARVELCAQGSADLAHLDDGPYEAGGEKEQDPRLIPVPANSYFGFSIDSGKGLVRAEELSFVAGAPRANHTGAVVILRKDSASRLVPEVTLFGERLTSGFGYSLAVADLNNDGWTDLVVGAPYFFERQEELGGAVYVYLNQGGHWAEVSPLRLCGSPDSMFGISLAVLGDLNQDGFPDIAVGAPFDGHGKVFIYHGSSLGVVVKPSQVLEGEAVGIKSFGYSLSGGLDVDGNHYPDLLVGSLADTAVLFRARPVLHVSHEVFIAPRTIDLEQPNCAGGHSVCVDLRVCFSYIAAPSSYSPIVALDYVLDGDTDRRLRGQVPRVTFLSRGPDDPKHQASGTVWLKHQHDRVCGDTLFQLQENVKDKLRAIVVTLSYSLQTPRLRRQAVGQGLPPVAPILSAHQPSTQRAEIHFLKQGCGEDKICQSNLQLVHARFCARVSDTEFQPLPMDADGTTALFALSGQPVIGLELKVTNLPSDPAQPQADGDDAHEAQLLVTLPASLHYSGVRALDPAEKPLCLSNENASHVECELGNPMKRGAQVTFYLILSTSGITIETTELEVELLLATISEQELHPVSARARVFIELPLSITGVAIPQQLFFSGVVRGESAMQSERDVGSKVKYEVTVSNQGQSLNTLGSAFLNIMWPHEIANGKWLLYPMRVELEGGQGPGQKGLCSPRPNILHLDVDSRDRRRRELERPEQQEPREPPEPSTSWWPVSSAEKKKNVTLDCARGTANCVVFSCPLYSFDRAAVLHVWGRLWNSTFLEEYSAVKSLEVIVRANITVKSSIKNLLLRDASTVIPVMVYLDPVAVVAEGVPWWVILLAVLAGLLVLALLVLLLWKLGFFKRARYPEATVPQYHAVKIPREDRQQFKEEKTGTILRNNWGSPRRESPDAHPILAADGHPELGPDGHPVPGTA is encoded by the exons ATGGGGAGACCCCTGAAACACCTGGAAGACAGCGAGACTCGAGACCACAGACCCGCCTGGGGAGACCTGGGGCTCCCGGCGCGAGCGAATTTCCTTGCGCTCGCGGGGAGCGCTCGAGGGGTTCGCCCCATGGCCGGGACTTCGGGCCGCGATCCTTGGGGGGCCCTCGGGATTTGTTACCTTCTTGGCTCCCTACTCGCCGGATTGCTTTCCCCAAGGGCTGTCGCCTTCAATCTGGACGTGATGGGCGCCCTGCTCAAGGAGGGCGAGCCGGATAGCCTCTTTGGCTTCTCCGTGGCTTTGCACCGTCAGTTGCAGCCCCGACCCCAGAGCTG GCTGCTGGTGGgtgctccccaggccctggctctgcctggaCAGCAGGCGAATCGCACCGGAGGCCTCTTCGCTTGTCCCCTGAGCCTGGAGGAAACTGACTGCTACAGAGTGGACATCGACCGGGGAG CTGATGTGCAGAAGGAGAGCAAGGAGAACCAGTGGTTGGGAGTCAGTGTTCGGAGCCAGGGTCCCGGGGGCAAGATTGTT ACCTGTGCACACCGATACGAGGCGCGGCAGCGAGTGGACCAGATGCTGGAGACGAGGGACGTGATCGGTCGCTGCTTTGTGCTGAGCCAGGACCTGGCCATCCGTGACGAGTTGGATGGTGGGGAGTGGAAGTTCTGTGAGGGGCGCCCTCAGGGCCACGAACAGTTTGGGTTCTGCCAGCAGGGCACGGCTGCTGCCTTCTCCCCCGACAGCCACTACCTCCTCTTTGGGGCCCCAGGAACCtataactggaagg GCACCGCCAGGGTGGAGCTCTGTGCGCAGGGCTCAGCGGACCTGGCGCACCTGGACGACGGGCCCTACGAGGCGGGGGGTGAGAAGGAACAGGACCCCCGCCTCATCCCGGTCCCTGCCAACAGCTACTTTG GTTTCTCCATCGACTCAGGGAAGGGTCTGGTGCGTGCAGAGGAGCTGAGCTTTGTGGCAGGGGCCCCCCGTGCCAACCACACGGGTGCTGTGGTCATTCTGCGCAAAGACAGCGCTAGTCGCCTGGTGCCTGAAGTTACGCTGTTTGGGGAGCGCCTGACCTCCGGCTTTGGCTACTCACTGGCTGTGGCTGACCTCAACAATGATGG CTGGACAGACCTAGTAGTGGGTGCCCCCTACTTCTTTGAGCGCCAAGAAGAGCTGGGGGGTGCTGTGTACGTGTACCTGAACCAGGGAGGTCACTGGGCTGAGGTCAGCCCTCTCCGGCTCTGCGGCTCCCCTGACTCCATGTTCGGGATCAGCCTGGCTGTCCTGGGCGACCTCAACCAAGATGGCTTCCCAG ACATCGCCGTGGGGGCTCCCTTTGATGGGcatgggaaagtctttatctacCATGGGAGCAGCCTGGGGGTTGTCGTCAAACCTTCCCAG GTGCTGGAGGGCGAGGCTGTGGGCATAAAGAGCTTCGGATACTCTCTGTCGGGCGGCCTGGACGTGGATGGGAACCATTACCCTGACCTGCTGGTGGGCTCCCTGGCCGACACGGCCGTGCTCTTCAG GGCCAGACCTGTCCTCCATGTCTCACATGAGGTCTTCATTGCTCCACGAACCATTGACCTAGAACAGCCCAACTGTGCTGGTGGCCACTCAGTCTG TGTGGACCTCAGAGTCTGTTTCAGCTACATTGCAGCACCCAGCAGCTACAGCCCTATTGTGG CCCTGGATTACGTGTTAGATGGGGACACAGACCGCAGGCTCCGGGGCCAGGTCCCCCGTGTGACCTTCCTGAGCCGTGGCCCGGATGATCCCAAGCACCAGGCCTCGGGCACCGTGTGGCTGAAACACCAGCATGACCGAGTCTGTGGAGACACCCTGTTCCAGCTACAG GAGAATGTCAAAGACAAGCTTCGGGCCATTGTGGTGACCCTGTCCTATAGTCTCCAGACCCCTCGGCTCCGGCGACAGGCTGTTGGCCAGGGGCTGCCCCCAGTGGCCCCCATCCTCAGTGCCCACCAGCCCAGCACCCAGCGGGCAGAG ATCCACTTCCTgaagcaaggctgtggtgaagaCAAGATCTGCCAGAGCAATCTGCAGCTGGTCCACGCCCGCTTCTGTGCCCGGGTCAGCGACACGGAGTTCCAGCCTCTGCCCAT GGATGCGGATGGGACAACAGCCCTGTTTGCACTGAGTGGGCAGCCAGTCATCGGGCTAGAGCTGAAGGTCACCAACCTGCCCTCggacccagcccagccccaggctgaTGGGGATGATGCCCACGAAGCCCAGCTCCTTGtcaccctccctgcctctctgcaCTACTCAGGAGTCCGGGCCCTGGACCCTGCG GAGAAGCCGCTGTGCCTGTCCAATGAGAATGCCTCCCATGTCGAGTGTGAGCTGGGGAACCCCATGAAGAGGGGTGCCCAG GTCACTTTCTACCTCATCCTGAGCACCTCAGGGATCACCATTGAGACCACAGAGTTGGAGGTGGAGCTGCTGTTGGCCAC GATCAGTGAGCAGGAGCTGCATCCTGTCTCTGCCCGAGCCCGTGTCTTCATTGAGCTGCCGCTGTCCATCACAGG GGTAGCCATTCCTCAGCAGCTCTTCTTCTCCGGTGTGGTGCGGGGTGAGAGCGCCATGCAGTCCGAGCGGGATGTCGGCAGCAAGGTCAAGTATGAGGTCACG GTCTCCAACCAAGGCCAGTCGCTCAACACTCTGGGCTCTGCCTTCCTCAACATCATGTGGCCCCACGAGATTGCCAACGGGAAGTGGCTGCTGTACCCCATGCGGGTGGAGCTCGAGGGCGGGCAGGGGCCTGGGCAGAAGGGGCTCTGTTCCCCCAGGCCCAACATCCTCCACCTG GATGTGGACAGCAGGGATAGGCGGCGGCGGGAGCTGGAGCGGCCAGAGCAGCAAGAGCCTCGTGAGCCACCGGAGCCCAGTACGTCCTGGTGGCCAGTGTCCTctgcagagaagaagaaaaacgtCACCCTG GACTGCGCCCGGGGCACGGCCAACTGCGTGGTGTTCAGCTGCCCCCTCTACAGCTTCGACCGTGCGGCTGTGCTGCACGTCTGGGGCCGCCTCTGGAACAGCACCTTCCTGGAG GAGTACTCAGCTGTGAAGTCCCTGGAAGTGATCGTCcgagccaacatcactgtgaagTCCTCCATCAAGAACTTGCTGCTCAGAGACGCCTCCACAGTG ATCCCGGTGATGGTATACTTGGACCCGGTGGCTGTGGTGGCAGAAGGAGTCCCCTGGTGGGTCATCCTTTTGGCTGTCCTGGCCGGGCTGCTGGTGCTGGCGCTGCTGGTGCTGCTCTTGTGGAAG